In one Amaranthus tricolor cultivar Red isolate AtriRed21 chromosome 8, ASM2621246v1, whole genome shotgun sequence genomic region, the following are encoded:
- the LOC130820153 gene encoding uncharacterized protein LOC130820153: MRSETITLVLVNLAGIMERADESLLPGVYKEVGAALHTDPTGLGSLTLFRSIVQSSCYPLAAYLAVRHNRAHVIALGAFLWAAATFLVAFSSTFFQVAVSRALNGIGLAIVIPAVQSLVADSTDDNNRGAAFGWLALTGGMGSVIGNISSVLIASTSFMGIPGWRIAFHLVGIISVIVGILVRLFAHDPRFADEIEKPKDENSQISFCLEFKEVLQEAKSVVRIPSFQILVAQGVSGSFPWSALSFVPMWLELSGFSHKTTATFMTIFAISCALGGLFGGKMGDVLSRPLPNSGRIILSQISSGSAIPLAAILLLGLPDDPSSAFSYGLVFFIMGLIISWNAPATNNPIFAEIVPEKHRTSIYALDRSFESILASFAPPVVGILAQHVYGYKPVTIGSSDAESIETDRENAASLAKALYTAMGIPFTVCCFIYSFLYCTYPRDRERARMHALIETEIQLMEDGVIPPSAEESALRFSDSSDMGLKDRSVISIEYGGDQDLEFEENEQNNLLSSQVPLSNFRTPM; the protein is encoded by the exons atgAGATCCGAAACAATAACATTAGTGTTAGTAAACTTAGCAGGAATAATGGAAAGAGCAGATGAATCATTATTACCTGGAGTTTATAAAGAAGTTGGAGCTGCTCTTCATACTGACCCAACTGGGTTGGGTTCATTAACCTTATTTAGAtccattgttcaatcttcatgtTACCCACTTGCTGCTTATCTTGCTGTCCGCCATAACCGGGCTCATGTTATTGCTCTTGGAGCTTTTCTTTGGGCTGCTGCTACTTTCCTTGTTGCCTTCTCATCCACCTTTTTTCAG GTAGCAGTTTCAAGAGCATTGAATGGTATCGGACTTGCCATCGTAATACCAGCAGTACAGTCTCTGGTTGCAGACTCCACAGATGACAACAACCGTGGTGCAGCCTTTGGTTGGTTAGCGCTTACAGGAGGGATGGGTTCGGTCATAGGAAACATAAGCTCCGTCTTAATAGCTTCAACATCGTTCATGGGTATTCCTGGTTGGAGGATAGCCTTCCATTTGGTTGGAATAATCAGTGTCATAGTCGGAATTTTAGTCCGTCTATTTGCCCATGATCCTCGCTTTGCAGATGAAATCGAAAAACCAAAAGACGAAAATTCACAAATATCCTTTTGCTTAGAATTTAAGGAAGTGTTACAAGAAGCAAAATCAGTTGTACGAATCCCATCGTTTCAAATACTTGTTGCACAGGGCGTATCAGGTTCGTTTCCATGGTCAGCTTTGTCATTTGTACCGATGTGGTTGGAGCTCAGTGGCTTTTCCCACAAGACAACTGCAACTTTCATGACAATTTTCGCCATTTCTTGCGCTCTGGGAGGTTTATTCGGAGGCAAAATGGGTGACGTTCTTTCAAGGCCTTTGCCTAATTCGGGACGAATCATTCTGTCTCAGATTAGTTCTGGTTCTGCAATTCCTCTAGCTGCTATACTGTTGTTGGGATTACCTGATGATCCTTCAAGCGCCTTTTCGTACGGTTTAGTGTTCTTTATTATGGGCCTCATTATAAGTTGGAACGCACCAGCAACGAACAA CCCGATTTTTGCAGAAATAGTACCTGAAAAACATCGAACAAGTATATACGCGTTGGACAGATCTTTCGAGTCTATACTAGCCTCATTCGCTCCTCCGGTTGTTGGAATCCTAGCTCAGCATGTTTACGGATACAAGCCAGTGACAATAGGATCATCAGACGCTGAATCAATCGAAACAGACAGAGAAAATGCTGCATCACTTGCTAAGGCACTTTACACTGCGATGGGAATCCCATTCACTGTTTGCTGCTTCATCTACTCATTCCTTTACTGCACATACCCGAGAGATAGAGAGCGTGCAAGAATGCACGCACTGATCGAAACAGAAATACAGCTGATGGAAGACGGTGTAATTCCTCCAAGTGCAGAAGAATCAGCACTTCGATTTTCAGATTCGTCTGATATGGGGTTAAAAGATAGAAGTGTTATTAGTATCGAGTATGGGGGTGATCAAGATCTTGAATTtgaagaaaatgagcaaaataATCTCCTATCATCCCAAGTACCTCTGTCGAATTTTAGAACACCAATGTAA